A DNA window from Patescibacteria group bacterium contains the following coding sequences:
- a CDS encoding sigma-70 family RNA polymerase sigma factor: MEKLSIIQLVKKCQQGEVDYFTQLYDEYVDKIYKFIYYKTWHQETAEDLTSEVFLKALKNIQNYNVNKAHFSTWLYQIARYSVIDYYRRYKTEINIEDIWDLDDGIDLEQDIVNRELLNKIRNLLKTLKPQQREIIILRVWQGLNYQEISQITGQTSASLRMMVGRVLKLIRQQDFNLLVLICLIKLIKI; encoded by the coding sequence AATCATACAATTAGTTAAAAAATGTCAGCAAGGCGAAGTGGATTATTTTACACAGCTTTATGATGAATATGTAGATAAAATTTATAAATTTATCTATTATAAAACTTGGCACCAGGAAACGGCAGAGGATTTAACTTCGGAAGTTTTTTTAAAAGCTTTAAAAAATATTCAAAATTATAATGTTAATAAAGCACATTTTTCAACCTGGTTATATCAAATTGCTCGTTATAGTGTAATTGATTATTATCGACGATATAAAACAGAGATTAATATTGAAGATATTTGGGATTTAGATGATGGTATTGATCTTGAACAAGACATTGTTAATCGCGAGTTATTAAATAAAATTAGAAACCTTTTAAAGACGCTTAAGCCACAACAACGGGAAATAATTATTTTACGCGTGTGGCAGGGCTTAAACTATCAAGAGATTAGTCAAATTACGGGACAGACTTCAGCTAGTTTAAGAATGATGGTGGGGCGGGTTTTAAAATTAATTCGTCAGCAAGACTTTAATCTATTAGTTTTAATATGTTTAATTAAATTAATTAAAATATAA
- a CDS encoding PBP1A family penicillin-binding protein, giving the protein MPIPQLSSSKSPRDWSKRQINQRSSFIPHKKRPNAPKTFNYKYRRPGSCRSNFKISPQLIKRLIPVGLILFLIATIFLLGAFAWYSRDLPDPNHLLDRSVAQSTKIYDRTGEHVLYEVHGDQKRTLLELDQIPDYVKWATIAAEDKDFYHHKGFSLWAIFRTAITNVLKGQTAGGSTLTQQFVKNAILSKEKTYSRKIKELILSYQIEKKFSKDEILKMYLNEIPYGSTAYGVESAAQTFLHKSTTELTLAEAATLAAMPQSPTYYFNNQDVLLGRRNHILNLMAKEDYITKDEAKQAQDEIMEIKTPRENIDAPHFVMYIKELLTKRYGERTIENGGFKVYTTLDFDKQKMAEEIIQQEMEKRGEQYNASNAAMVSLNPKTGEILTMVGSKDFFNEEIDGQVNVTLRPRQPGSSLKPFVYTLAFDNGYQPESILFDLETNFGSSGDGGNYIPHNYDTESHGPVSLRQALAGSLNIPAVKLLYLVGPEDVLDLLKDFGYSTLKSAEHYGLSLVLGGGEVKLLEHTAAYGVLSQEGLKYDTQAILKIVDDKDEILFEFKPEEAKSKRVLNKKTAQIINNVLSDNQARAYVFGLNSSLQLGDRPVAAKTGTTNDYRDAWTIGYTPSLVTGVWVGNNDNSEMKRGASGSVMAGPIWHNFMQQALEKQPIEKFSDMPDLPEIDKPMLNGQIGNEQIVKIDKISGKLATDFTPVSMIEEKTYFDVHSILYYVDKNDPLGPAPDKPEKDSQFEKWEETIRHWAEENNYNQEQPPTEYDDVHIPGSQPEIQIISPQANNTFNETIQCQATANAKQGTISRVEYYVDNQFIGASKSQPYYMLNTNAFNLSSGQHILKAVAYDQFDNSASQEVNFNYTNNSYNINQPTVFWFNPQANQTLNSTDFPINISASVSFNRPIYQIKFYYQTGDQTNLIGTLTNPESLSHLYLTWPEAPSTGNYQLYLEVVDNRQNTYVSPKINITLK; this is encoded by the coding sequence ATGCCCATACCTCAATTATCATCATCTAAATCACCGCGCGACTGGAGTAAACGTCAAATCAACCAGCGTTCAAGTTTTATTCCTCATAAAAAAAGACCCAACGCGCCTAAAACTTTTAATTATAAATATCGCCGACCAGGCAGTTGCCGATCTAATTTTAAAATTAGCCCTCAATTAATTAAACGTCTAATTCCTGTTGGTTTAATTTTATTTCTCATTGCCACAATTTTTTTACTCGGTGCTTTTGCTTGGTATAGCCGCGATTTACCCGACCCCAACCATCTATTAGATCGCTCAGTTGCTCAAAGTACTAAAATCTATGACCGCACCGGTGAACATGTTTTGTATGAAGTTCATGGTGATCAAAAAAGAACATTGTTAGAACTAGACCAAATCCCCGATTATGTAAAATGGGCCACGATTGCCGCCGAGGATAAAGATTTTTATCATCACAAAGGTTTCAGCTTGTGGGCTATTTTTCGTACCGCCATTACTAATGTTTTAAAAGGTCAAACAGCTGGCGGCTCAACTTTAACCCAACAATTTGTTAAAAATGCTATTTTATCCAAAGAAAAAACTTACAGTCGCAAAATCAAAGAATTAATTTTATCTTATCAAATTGAAAAAAAATTCTCCAAGGATGAAATTTTAAAAATGTATTTAAACGAAATCCCTTATGGCTCAACGGCTTATGGTGTTGAATCGGCGGCTCAAACTTTTTTACATAAATCCACAACCGAATTAACCCTGGCTGAGGCCGCTACCCTAGCTGCCATGCCTCAATCTCCAACTTATTATTTTAATAATCAAGATGTTTTACTTGGTCGGCGTAATCATATTTTAAACTTAATGGCTAAAGAAGATTACATAACCAAAGATGAAGCCAAGCAGGCTCAAGATGAAATTATGGAAATTAAAACGCCACGAGAAAATATTGATGCACCGCACTTTGTCATGTATATTAAAGAACTTTTAACTAAACGCTATGGCGAACGTACTATTGAAAATGGTGGTTTTAAGGTTTATACAACTTTAGACTTTGATAAACAAAAAATGGCTGAAGAAATTATTCAACAAGAAATGGAAAAACGTGGCGAGCAATATAATGCCAGTAATGCTGCCATGGTTTCACTCAATCCTAAAACTGGTGAAATTTTAACCATGGTTGGCTCTAAAGATTTTTTTAATGAAGAAATTGATGGCCAAGTTAATGTAACTTTACGCCCTCGTCAACCAGGTTCGTCCTTAAAACCCTTTGTTTATACTCTAGCCTTTGATAATGGTTATCAACCTGAATCAATTCTTTTTGATTTAGAAACTAATTTTGGCTCCAGTGGTGATGGTGGTAATTATATCCCCCACAATTACGACACTGAAAGTCATGGTCCAGTTTCCTTACGTCAAGCTTTAGCTGGCTCATTAAATATTCCAGCAGTTAAATTGTTATATTTGGTTGGCCCAGAAGATGTTTTAGATTTATTAAAAGACTTCGGTTATTCTACTTTAAAATCAGCTGAGCACTATGGTTTAAGTTTAGTCCTCGGTGGTGGCGAAGTTAAACTTCTTGAACACACCGCTGCTTATGGTGTTTTAAGTCAAGAAGGATTAAAATATGACACTCAGGCTATTTTAAAAATTGTAGATGATAAAGATGAAATTTTGTTTGAATTTAAACCCGAAGAAGCTAAATCCAAACGTGTTTTAAATAAAAAAACAGCTCAAATTATTAATAATGTATTATCTGATAATCAAGCCCGCGCTTATGTTTTTGGTTTAAACTCTTCTTTACAACTTGGCGATCGCCCGGTTGCAGCTAAAACCGGTACCACCAATGATTATCGCGATGCTTGGACAATTGGTTACACTCCCTCGTTGGTGACTGGCGTTTGGGTGGGTAATAATGACAACTCTGAAATGAAACGAGGGGCTAGTGGTAGCGTCATGGCTGGACCAATTTGGCACAACTTTATGCAACAAGCTTTAGAGAAACAACCAATTGAAAAATTTTCTGATATGCCAGACTTACCAGAAATAGATAAGCCGATGTTAAACGGTCAAATTGGTAATGAGCAAATAGTTAAAATTGATAAAATTTCTGGCAAATTGGCAACGGATTTTACCCCTGTCAGTATGATTGAAGAAAAAACCTATTTTGATGTCCATAGCATTCTGTATTATGTAGATAAAAACGATCCACTCGGTCCTGCTCCGGATAAACCCGAAAAAGATTCTCAATTTGAAAAATGGGAAGAGACTATTCGCCATTGGGCTGAAGAGAATAATTATAACCAAGAACAACCACCCACCGAATATGATGATGTCCACATACCTGGTAGTCAACCTGAAATTCAAATTATCTCACCCCAAGCCAATAACACGTTTAATGAAACCATTCAATGTCAAGCAACAGCCAATGCCAAACAAGGAACCATTTCCCGGGTTGAATATTATGTTGATAATCAATTTATTGGCGCTTCTAAGTCCCAACCTTACTACATGTTAAATACCAACGCTTTTAATTTATCATCCGGGCAACATATCTTAAAAGCCGTTGCTTATGATCAATTTGACAACAGCGCTAGCCAAGAAGTTAATTTTAATTATACTAATAATAGTTATAATATTAATCAACCTACAGTTTTTTGGTTTAACCCTCAAGCTAATCAAACTTTAAATTCAACTGACTTCCCCATAAATATTTCGGCCTCAGTTAGTTTTAATCGACCAATCTATCAAATTAAATTCTATTATCAAACCGGCGATCAAACTAATTTAATTGGCACCTTAACGAATCCCGAATCTTTGTCACATTTATATTTAACCTGGCCAGAGGCCCCTTCGACTGGCAATTATCAGCTCTATTTAGAGGTGGTTGACAATCGCCAAAATACTTATGTTAGTCCTAAAATAAATATTACTCTAAAATAA
- a CDS encoding YdcF family protein produces MKILLVPSGKINPVDCLEGTDTLLRCKKALELWQTGVYSKVLVTGGICSKPKIQTQPAGTLMAQWFEENGVSASDIIIEDQSLDTFENIRLSLQKILDLESDYEITVVTQQQHAMRMWITFLYGYGLLVGICPVKYKNSFKNWLREWGYLLYHLYDRKGTKFLAKKNRDSRRQKQD; encoded by the coding sequence GTGAAAATATTATTAGTGCCAAGTGGCAAAATTAATCCAGTTGATTGTTTAGAGGGGACTGATACACTCTTGAGATGTAAAAAGGCTTTAGAACTTTGGCAAACAGGGGTCTATAGTAAAGTTTTAGTGACTGGTGGAATTTGTTCTAAACCCAAAATACAAACTCAGCCAGCCGGAACTTTAATGGCTCAATGGTTTGAGGAAAATGGCGTTTCTGCCTCTGATATTATAATTGAAGATCAATCTTTAGACACTTTTGAAAACATAAGATTAAGTCTTCAAAAAATTTTAGATCTAGAGTCAGACTATGAAATTACAGTTGTAACTCAACAGCAACACGCTATGCGAATGTGGATTACTTTCTTGTATGGTTATGGCTTGCTAGTTGGGATTTGTCCGGTTAAATATAAAAATTCTTTCAAAAATTGGTTGAGAGAATGGGGTTACTTGCTCTATCATTTGTATGACAGAAAAGGCACGAAGTTTTTAGCCAAGAAAAATCGTGATTCACGTCGACAAAAACAGGATTAA
- the tyrS gene encoding tyrosine--tRNA ligase, which yields MISTNNQKIKNLLTRGVENIYPSADFLESKLKSGQKLKLYLGIDPTGPDLHLGHAIPLMKMREFQELGHQVIVLIGDFTGQIGDPTGKQEARQILTYQQVKNNAKNYKKQISKILNLRQTKFEYNSRWWNKMKLVDFLKLSTHFTVQQTLNRDMFKKRMEKEKDLYLNELYYPLMQAYDSVAMGVDGEIGGNDQMFNMLAGRTLMKKLKDKEKFVLTTKLLEDPTGKKMGKTEGNMITLKDSPQEMFGKIMSWPDEMILPGFELCTRLDLAEITKFKQAMDGGVNPRDYKIKLALEVVAFYHGVDKAKQAEVEFAKIFKNKDLPDEMSEFKVQHSSMDILDLLVATGLVKSKGQARRLIEQKGVKIDQQVVNGIDEIEIKNNMVLQVGKRQFVRLVLD from the coding sequence ATGATATCAACAAACAATCAAAAAATCAAAAATTTATTAACCCGAGGCGTGGAAAATATCTATCCATCAGCCGATTTTTTAGAATCTAAATTAAAATCAGGCCAAAAATTAAAACTATATCTAGGTATTGATCCAACGGGACCAGACTTACACTTAGGTCATGCTATTCCATTGATGAAAATGAGAGAATTTCAGGAACTAGGACACCAAGTAATTGTTTTAATTGGTGATTTTACTGGACAAATTGGTGATCCGACCGGCAAACAAGAAGCGCGTCAAATATTAACTTACCAACAAGTTAAAAATAATGCTAAAAATTATAAAAAACAAATTAGCAAAATTTTAAATTTAAGACAGACTAAGTTTGAATATAATTCGAGGTGGTGGAATAAAATGAAATTAGTTGATTTTTTAAAATTATCAACACACTTTACGGTTCAACAAACTTTAAATCGTGATATGTTTAAAAAAAGGATGGAAAAAGAAAAAGATTTATATTTAAACGAATTATATTATCCATTAATGCAAGCTTACGATTCAGTCGCCATGGGAGTTGATGGTGAAATTGGTGGCAATGATCAGATGTTTAATATGCTAGCTGGTCGAACTTTAATGAAAAAATTGAAAGACAAAGAAAAATTTGTTTTAACTACCAAATTGTTAGAAGATCCAACTGGCAAGAAAATGGGTAAAACTGAGGGCAATATGATTACTTTAAAAGATAGTCCCCAAGAGATGTTTGGTAAAATAATGAGCTGGCCAGATGAGATGATTTTGCCGGGTTTTGAATTGTGCACGCGGTTAGATCTGGCAGAAATTACCAAATTCAAACAAGCCATGGATGGTGGGGTTAATCCACGCGATTACAAAATTAAACTAGCCTTAGAGGTGGTAGCCTTTTATCACGGAGTTGATAAAGCCAAACAAGCCGAAGTAGAATTTGCTAAAATTTTTAAAAATAAAGATTTGCCCGATGAGATGTCTGAATTTAAAGTTCAACACAGCTCAATGGACATTTTAGATTTATTAGTTGCAACGGGTTTAGTTAAAAGCAAAGGGCAAGCCAGACGCTTAATTGAACAAAAAGGGGTTAAGATTGATCAACAAGTTGTGAATGGGATTGATGAAATTGAAATTAAAAATAATATGGTTTTACAGGTTGGTAAAAGACAGTTTGTTAGGTTAGTCCTTGACTAA
- the rpsP gene encoding 30S ribosomal protein S16 yields the protein MLKIRLMRFGKKKQPTYRLVVSEQHRDMKGSFIESLGFYNPRQNPSQKELKADRIKYWLSNGAQASPTVHNLLVDEKVIDGPKVKATRGKKQAEAETTTEEKTTKTETPSITNTPDENKDQIAEKITEEIPAETTAEISAENLENAEPVVESNLTQEAPVETAEKNETPVTDQKDQSAPAETSENN from the coding sequence ATGTTAAAAATTCGTTTAATGCGTTTTGGCAAGAAAAAACAACCAACTTATCGTTTGGTAGTTTCTGAACAGCATCGAGACATGAAAGGAAGCTTTATTGAAAGCTTGGGTTTTTATAATCCACGTCAAAATCCTAGTCAAAAAGAATTAAAAGCTGATAGAATTAAATATTGGTTATCAAATGGCGCACAAGCTTCACCGACAGTTCATAATTTATTAGTCGATGAAAAAGTAATTGATGGTCCTAAAGTAAAAGCTACGCGAGGCAAAAAACAAGCAGAGGCCGAGACGACTACAGAAGAAAAAACCACAAAGACGGAAACTCCAAGCATTACGAATACGCCAGATGAGAATAAGGATCAAATTGCAGAAAAAATAACCGAGGAGATACCAGCCGAAACAACTGCTGAAATTTCAGCTGAGAATTTAGAAAATGCAGAGCCAGTAGTTGAATCTAATTTAACTCAAGAAGCTCCAGTTGAAACAGCTGAAAAAAATGAAACACCGGTCACCGATCAAAAAGATCAATCAGCACCAGCAGAAACATCAGAAAATAATTAA
- a CDS encoding KH domain-containing protein has product MTQVQDKEFVEYIVKAIVNNPKDVVVDRTVDEMGVLLSLKVNPEDMGQVIGRSGQVARSLRTLIRIIGAKNNARVNLKIEEPEGSQRAVKPATEEKVDSVDDLKL; this is encoded by the coding sequence ATGACTCAAGTACAAGATAAAGAATTTGTTGAATATATAGTTAAAGCTATTGTCAACAATCCTAAAGATGTAGTTGTTGATAGAACCGTCGATGAAATGGGAGTTTTACTTTCACTCAAGGTTAATCCTGAGGATATGGGTCAAGTTATTGGTCGTTCAGGCCAAGTAGCCAGATCATTGAGAACTCTTATTCGCATTATCGGAGCTAAAAACAATGCTCGTGTCAACTTGAAAATTGAAGAACCAGAAGGTTCACAAAGAGCTGTTAAACCAGCTACTGAAGAAAAAGTTGACAGTGTTGACGATTTAAAGTTATAA
- the trmD gene encoding tRNA (guanosine(37)-N1)-methyltransferase TrmD, with product MQFDILTIFPQAFESYFNSSILKKAQANKKIKINLHDIRQFTTDKHHTVDDKPYGGGVGMVLKFEPVYRTLSRIKRKSKSKVILFEAGGKEFTQRQAQGLSKLDQLIMICGHYEGLDARINKLVDLKISVGNYVLTGGEIPAMIVVDTISRLIPGVLGKAESFKRDTFYRPGYKKYPQYTRPGKIIFKNKKGFKKELKVPQVLLSGNHQAIQLWQEKHSQNT from the coding sequence ATGCAATTCGATATTTTAACAATTTTTCCACAGGCCTTTGAATCGTATTTTAATTCAAGTATTTTAAAAAAAGCTCAGGCCAATAAAAAAATTAAAATTAATTTACACGACATCCGTCAATTTACAACAGATAAACATCATACGGTTGATGACAAACCTTACGGCGGTGGGGTCGGTATGGTTTTAAAATTCGAACCGGTTTATCGGACATTAAGCCGAATTAAACGTAAGTCTAAAAGTAAAGTTATTTTGTTTGAAGCAGGCGGAAAAGAATTTACTCAACGGCAAGCTCAGGGTTTAAGTAAATTAGATCAATTGATTATGATTTGCGGTCATTATGAGGGTTTAGATGCGCGGATAAACAAGTTGGTAGATTTAAAAATTTCTGTCGGTAATTACGTCTTGACAGGCGGAGAAATACCAGCTATGATAGTAGTCGACACAATTAGCCGTTTAATTCCAGGAGTTTTAGGAAAAGCGGAATCATTTAAGCGCGATACATTTTATCGGCCGGGTTATAAAAAATATCCACAATATACTCGACCAGGAAAAATTATTTTTAAAAATAAAAAAGGTTTTAAAAAAGAATTAAAAGTTCCTCAAGTGTTATTATCTGGTAATCACCAAGCTATTCAACTTTGGCAAGAAAAACACAGCCAAAACACTTGA
- a CDS encoding radical SAM protein codes for MKLLKSFRSKDGKTIKYLQLTNDNHIIETGYYDIDEHIVCISSQIGCAMGCLFCATTNPDDSSNNKSFIRNLSSNEIIQQVDNILLPLKNLKKFDAKKILFSYMGMGEPFLNYTNTINSIKKLIEKFPNSRTTISTLGINPTLMRKLAHEKINTVLNLHLSLHAPTDALRKKILPKAQKIQPALRALKYFSSVKNISSKVNYVLIAGLNDSPKHAFELANLLKPYPFIIKLSNLNDFNNLKSSSQKTFNLFKKILNTEGIKTCEFISTGTDVKAGCGQLRRHYYNKNTK; via the coding sequence GTGAAATTATTAAAATCATTCCGATCTAAAGACGGAAAAACAATTAAATACCTACAACTAACAAACGATAATCACATTATTGAAACCGGGTACTATGATATAGACGAACATATTGTTTGTATTTCTTCGCAAATTGGCTGTGCCATGGGTTGTCTTTTTTGTGCCACAACAAATCCAGACGACTCATCCAACAATAAAAGTTTTATACGTAATTTAAGTTCAAATGAAATAATACAACAAGTGGATAATATTCTCTTACCTTTAAAAAATCTGAAAAAATTTGATGCAAAAAAAATATTATTTTCATACATGGGAATGGGTGAGCCATTTCTCAATTATACAAACACGATAAATAGTATTAAAAAACTTATTGAAAAATTCCCCAATTCCAGAACAACAATATCCACCTTAGGGATTAATCCGACGTTAATGAGAAAACTCGCACACGAAAAAATAAATACCGTTCTAAATCTTCATCTATCGTTACACGCACCAACAGATGCGTTACGCAAAAAAATATTACCAAAAGCACAAAAAATACAACCAGCTCTAAGGGCATTAAAATATTTTTCATCTGTCAAAAACATATCCTCAAAAGTTAACTATGTTTTAATTGCCGGTCTTAATGATTCACCAAAACACGCTTTTGAATTAGCTAATTTACTCAAACCATATCCATTTATAATTAAATTAAGCAATTTAAACGATTTTAATAACTTAAAATCTTCTAGCCAAAAAACTTTTAATCTCTTTAAAAAAATACTTAATACAGAGGGAATAAAAACTTGCGAATTTATTTCAACTGGCACTGATGTTAAAGCGGGATGTGGGCAATTAAGAAGACATTATTATAATAAAAATACTAAATAA
- a CDS encoding tetrahydrofolate dehydrogenase/cyclohydrolase catalytic domain-containing protein — translation MAQVVDGKKISQQILTRLKKQVIGLKIKPHLAVVLVGNDPASKLYVNRKAKVAESIGIKFILEKLPATISQNKLIVAIQNLQQKNKLQGLIVQLPLPSKISTDEVLNAIQPNIDVDCLTEINLGKLITGNYNFIPPTIGAILEIFKRYKIKLESQHIVVVGAGRLVGKPLINMLLNSKATVSVCNAKTKNLKKITQQADILITGVGKAKIISQDYIKKGAVVIDAGSSFVHHKCCGDVNCDKIKHKAKLITPTPGGVGPITVAKLLENTINNC, via the coding sequence ATGGCTCAAGTCGTAGATGGAAAAAAAATAAGTCAACAAATTTTAACCAGACTTAAAAAACAAGTGATTGGTTTAAAAATTAAACCCCATTTAGCTGTGGTTTTAGTCGGCAATGATCCGGCCTCTAAACTTTATGTTAATCGAAAAGCTAAAGTCGCTGAATCAATTGGTATAAAATTTATTTTAGAAAAATTACCGGCCACTATTTCTCAAAATAAATTAATTGTAGCTATTCAAAATTTACAGCAAAAAAATAAGTTACAAGGTTTAATTGTTCAATTACCATTACCATCAAAAATATCAACCGATGAAGTTTTAAATGCTATTCAACCTAATATTGATGTCGATTGTTTAACTGAAATCAACTTAGGAAAATTAATTACTGGCAATTATAATTTTATTCCGCCCACGATTGGAGCTATTTTAGAAATTTTTAAAAGATATAAAATTAAATTAGAAAGTCAACATATCGTTGTTGTTGGTGCTGGTCGTTTAGTCGGCAAACCTTTGATTAATATGCTTTTGAATTCCAAGGCGACAGTAAGTGTCTGTAATGCCAAAACTAAAAATTTAAAAAAAATCACTCAACAAGCTGATATTTTAATCACTGGCGTGGGTAAAGCTAAAATAATTAGCCAAGATTATATTAAAAAAGGTGCCGTTGTTATTGATGCTGGCTCGTCTTTTGTTCATCATAAATGTTGTGGCGATGTTAATTGTGACAAAATTAAACACAAAGCTAAATTAATTACCCCCACCCCTGGCGGTGTTGGTCCTATCACCGTGGCTAAACTTTTGGAAAATACGATTAACAATTGTTAA
- a CDS encoding endonuclease Q family protein, whose amino-acid sequence MQFIADLHIHSKYSRATSKNSDLKNLDQWAKIKGIDILATGDYTFPAWFNEIKTKLQPLDNGLFILKKPIAQPDKKLYFILSTEISCIYKKNDQCRRIHVLILFPDLKSVKKFNVKLDKIGNIKSDGRPILGLDAKVLAQIALEINDQALIIPAHIWTPWFSLFGSKSGFNSIEECFEDLTPYIFAAETGLSSDPAMNWQWSHLNRLSLVSNSDAHSPENLGREANVFNFDQPSYDNIYQTLKNKDKNKFLHTLEFYPQEGKYHYDGHRKCNVCFSPQETLKNKGICPVCKKPLTVGVSYRITELSDRQPGFKPTNSIPFKNLIPLKEIIAQVFNCGTKTKKVAQEYDNLIKHGQNEFNILLDLNEAQLKNITTPEITQGILNMRQGKVKIQEGYDGIYGIINVTDSINKIQQNNLF is encoded by the coding sequence ATGCAATTTATTGCCGACCTCCATATTCATTCAAAATACTCTAGAGCAACTTCAAAAAATTCTGATTTAAAAAATCTAGACCAATGGGCAAAAATTAAGGGCATTGATATTTTAGCTACTGGCGATTATACTTTTCCAGCTTGGTTTAATGAGATTAAAACCAAACTTCAACCCTTAGATAATGGTTTATTTATTTTAAAAAAGCCCATCGCCCAACCTGACAAAAAACTCTATTTTATTTTATCAACTGAGATTAGTTGTATTTATAAAAAAAACGATCAATGCCGTCGCATCCATGTTTTAATTTTATTTCCTGATTTAAAAAGTGTTAAAAAATTTAATGTTAAATTAGATAAAATTGGTAATATTAAATCTGACGGCCGCCCCATTCTAGGTTTAGACGCTAAAGTTTTGGCCCAAATCGCCTTGGAAATTAATGATCAAGCTTTAATTATTCCAGCTCATATTTGGACACCATGGTTTTCACTTTTTGGTTCTAAATCAGGCTTTAATTCAATCGAGGAATGTTTTGAAGATTTAACTCCGTATATTTTTGCAGCTGAAACCGGCTTATCATCAGACCCAGCCATGAACTGGCAATGGTCACATTTAAATCGTTTAAGTTTAGTTTCTAATTCCGACGCTCACTCGCCAGAAAATTTAGGTCGTGAAGCCAATGTTTTTAATTTTGATCAACCTAGCTATGATAATATTTATCAAACTTTAAAAAATAAAGATAAAAATAAATTTTTACATACTCTAGAATTTTATCCTCAAGAAGGCAAATACCACTACGACGGCCATCGTAAATGCAATGTCTGCTTTTCTCCTCAAGAAACTTTAAAAAATAAAGGTATCTGCCCAGTTTGTAAAAAACCGTTGACCGTAGGAGTCTCATATCGCATCACCGAATTAAGCGACCGCCAACCAGGTTTTAAACCCACCAATTCTATTCCCTTTAAAAATTTAATCCCGCTTAAAGAAATTATTGCTCAAGTTTTTAACTGCGGTACTAAAACCAAAAAAGTTGCTCAAGAATATGATAACTTAATTAAACACGGCCAAAATGAATTTAATATTTTATTAGATTTAAATGAAGCTCAGCTAAAAAATATAACCACTCCGGAAATTACCCAAGGCATTTTAAATATGCGCCAAGGTAAAGTTAAAATTCAAGAGGGCTATGATGGAATTTATGGTATAATTAATGTGACCGATTCTATTAATAAAATACAACAAAATAATTTATTTTAA
- a CDS encoding NTP transferase domain-containing protein, whose protein sequence is MTQVVILAAGKGKRMQSDLPKVMHTLNGQPMIDYLIQSVINSGLTSKPILIINPESDLIQQHLSDKCYYAIQSQQLGTGHALACAKDLLIQQSIDNVAVLNGDGPLVKTTTLQKLHQIHQEHQSVLSMLTVKVPNFENQWQTFEKGGRILRNNQNQIIGIREFKDATDDEKQITEINPSLFMFQTDWLWKNIDQLNNQNNSNEYYITDLVGLAIQQGHQIPTVQIPPEQGIGINTQEHLKLAEQILNQNLF, encoded by the coding sequence ATGACTCAAGTTGTTATTTTAGCGGCTGGCAAAGGCAAGCGCATGCAATCTGATTTACCTAAAGTCATGCACACTTTAAATGGCCAGCCGATGATTGATTATTTAATTCAAAGCGTAATTAATTCTGGTTTAACTTCTAAACCAATTTTAATTATTAATCCTGAAAGCGACTTAATTCAACAACATCTAAGTGATAAATGTTATTATGCTATCCAGTCTCAACAGCTTGGCACCGGCCATGCTTTGGCTTGTGCTAAAGATTTGTTAATTCAACAATCTATCGATAATGTGGCAGTTTTAAATGGCGATGGTCCACTTGTTAAAACAACTACTCTGCAAAAATTACATCAAATTCATCAAGAACATCAAAGTGTTTTAAGCATGTTAACTGTTAAAGTGCCTAATTTTGAAAATCAATGGCAAACCTTTGAAAAAGGTGGACGCATTTTGCGTAATAATCAAAACCAAATTATTGGCATTAGAGAATTTAAAGATGCCACCGATGACGAAAAACAAATTACCGAAATTAATCCCAGTTTATTTATGTTTCAAACCGACTGGCTATGGAAAAATATTGATCAATTAAATAACCAAAATAATTCCAACGAATATTATATTACCGATTTGGTTGGCTTAGCAATTCAACAAGGACATCAAATTCCAACTGTTCAAATTCCGCCCGAACAGGGTATAGGTATTAATACTCAAGAACATTTGAAGCTAGCTGAACAAATTTTAAATCAAAATCTTTTTTAA